Proteins encoded together in one Telopea speciosissima isolate NSW1024214 ecotype Mountain lineage chromosome 4, Tspe_v1, whole genome shotgun sequence window:
- the LOC122659766 gene encoding gamma carbonic anhydrase 1, mitochondrial, with protein MGTLGKAIYTVGFWIRESGQALDRLGCRLQGNYYFQEQLSRHRTLMNIFDKAPVVDKDAFVAPSASIIGDVQVGRGSSIWYGCVLRGDVNSISVGSGTNIQDNSLVHVAKSNLSGKVLPTIIGDNVTVGHSAVLHGCTVEDEAFVGMGATLLDGVVVEKHGMVAAGALVRQNTRIPCGEVWGGNPAKFLRKLTEEEIAFISQSATNYTNLAQVHAAENAKSFDEIELEKLLRKKFARRDEEYDSMIGVVREVPPQLILPDNILADKAPKAA; from the exons ATGGGAACATTAGGGAAAGCGATCTATACTGTCGGATTCTGGATTCGCGAGTCTGGCCAAGCTCTTGATCGTCTCGGCTGCCGCCTCCAGGGCAACTACTACTTCCAAGAGCAAC TATCCAGGCATCGGACACTCATGAATATATTTGATAAAGCTCCTGTTGTTGATAAAGATGCATTTGTCGCCCCAAGTGCATCTATCATTGGGGATGTTCAAGTGGGAAGAGGATCCTCAATTTGGTATGGATGTGTTTTGAGAG GTGATGTTAACAGCATCAGTGTTGGGTCTGGAACTAATATACAAGACAATTCCCTCGTGCATGTAGCAAAGTCTAATCTCAGTGGGAAGGTCTTACCAACAATCATTGGAGACAATGTTACTGTAG GTCACAGTGCCGTCTTACATGGATGTACTGTTGAGGACGAGGCTTTTGTTGGTATGGGTGCAACCCTGCTTGATGGGGTGGTGGTTGAGAAGCATGGCATGGTTGCTGCAGGAGCCCTTGTGAGGCAGAATACGAGAATCCCATGTGGAGAG GTATGGGGAGGTAATCCAGCAAAGTTCTTGAGGAAGCTCACGGAGGAAGAAATAGCCTTCATCTCCCAGTCAGCCACCAATTATACCAATCTAGCACAGGTCCATGCAGCTGAGAATGCGAAGAGCTTTGATGAGATTGAGCTTGAGAAGCTGCTCCGCAAGAAATTTGCTCGTCGAGATGAGGAGTATGATTCCATGATTGGAGTTGTTCGCGAGGTACCTCCACAGCTTATCCTTCCTGATAATATCTTGGCAGATAAAGCACCCAAAGCTGCGTGA